One window of the Streptomyces sp. NBC_00259 genome contains the following:
- a CDS encoding DUF6167 family protein, which translates to MFRRAFWFTAGAAAGVWATTKVNRKLKQLTPESLAAQAANKAVETGHRLKDFALDVRAGMAQREAELGEALGIEEPVDRGLPAQRGRAALENQKQYRKHYEMLDKKHPYDRNEDH; encoded by the coding sequence ATGTTCCGTCGTGCGTTCTGGTTCACCGCGGGCGCCGCCGCCGGCGTGTGGGCCACCACCAAGGTCAACCGGAAGCTCAAGCAGCTGACCCCGGAAAGCCTGGCCGCACAGGCCGCCAACAAGGCGGTCGAGACCGGGCACCGTCTCAAGGACTTCGCCCTCGACGTCCGGGCCGGGATGGCCCAGCGCGAGGCCGAGCTCGGCGAGGCCCTGGGGATCGAGGAGCCCGTCGACCGGGGACTGCCCGCGCAGCGCGGTCGCGCCGCCCTCGAAAACCAGAAGCAGTACAGGAAGCACTACGAGATGCTTGACAAGAAGCATCCGTACGACCGGAATGAGGACCACTGA
- a CDS encoding DUF2470 domain-containing protein, which yields MPWDSPTARAAAYAQDDDLTCVMEITDVAPVAVRQRIRGRAWLAGWLTAVRNEDRDRYRELLAERHPVRAVLESDAEHPSWMLVRLETGEISVDDLWGTGCVEPDDLGRTEPDPVARHEAELLQHLHSTHADQVRGLATLLGDRKGKASAAAHDVVPLALDRFGLRVRITEKKGGRAFDARFDFPEPVRDTGELRQAMHTLFSAAMG from the coding sequence GTGCCATGGGATTCTCCCACCGCCAGGGCCGCGGCCTACGCCCAGGACGACGACCTGACCTGCGTGATGGAGATCACGGATGTCGCCCCCGTCGCCGTACGGCAGCGCATCCGCGGCCGCGCCTGGCTCGCCGGCTGGCTCACCGCCGTGCGCAACGAGGACCGCGACCGCTACCGGGAACTGCTCGCCGAGCGGCACCCCGTGCGCGCGGTGCTGGAGAGCGACGCGGAGCACCCGTCCTGGATGCTCGTACGGCTGGAGACCGGCGAGATCTCCGTGGACGACCTGTGGGGCACGGGCTGTGTGGAGCCCGACGACCTCGGCAGGACCGAGCCCGATCCGGTCGCGCGGCACGAGGCGGAACTGCTGCAGCATCTGCACTCCACCCACGCCGACCAGGTGCGCGGGCTGGCCACCCTGCTCGGCGACCGCAAGGGCAAGGCCTCTGCTGCGGCGCATGACGTGGTGCCGCTGGCGCTCGACCGGTTCGGGCTGCGGGTGCGCATCACGGAGAAGAAGGGGGGCCGCGCCTTCGACGCGCGCTTCGACTTCCCCGAGCCGGTGCGGGACACCGGGGAGCTGCGGCAGGCCATGCACACGCTCTTCTCCGCGGCGATGGGCTGA
- the rpsD gene encoding 30S ribosomal protein S4, giving the protein MNQSRPKVKKSRALGIALTPKAVKYFEARPYPPGEHGRGRKQNSDYKVRLLEKQRLRAQYDVSERQLVRAYERASKVQGKTGEALIIELERRLDALVLRSGIARTIYQARQMVVHGHVEVNGGKVDKPSFRVRPDDVVTIRERSREKHPFQVAREGGYAPDGETPRYLQVNLKALAFRLDREPNRKEIPVICDEQLVVEYYAR; this is encoded by the coding sequence GTGAACCAGTCGCGACCCAAGGTCAAGAAGTCGCGTGCACTCGGCATCGCCCTGACGCCGAAGGCCGTCAAGTACTTCGAGGCTCGCCCCTACCCGCCGGGTGAGCACGGCCGTGGCCGCAAGCAGAACTCGGACTACAAGGTCCGTCTGCTCGAGAAGCAGCGTCTTCGCGCCCAGTACGACGTCTCCGAGCGTCAGCTGGTCCGTGCCTACGAGCGCGCCAGCAAGGTCCAGGGCAAGACGGGTGAGGCCCTGATCATCGAGCTCGAGCGCCGTCTCGACGCCCTGGTGCTCCGTTCCGGCATCGCCCGCACGATCTACCAGGCCCGTCAGATGGTCGTTCACGGCCACGTCGAGGTCAACGGTGGCAAGGTCGACAAGCCCTCGTTCCGTGTCCGCCCGGACGACGTCGTCACGATCCGCGAGCGCTCCCGCGAGAAGCACCCCTTCCAGGTCGCCCGTGAGGGTGGCTACGCGCCCGACGGCGAGACCCCGCGCTACCTGCAGGTCAACCTCAAGGCGCTCGCCTTCCGCCTGGACCGGGAGCCGAACCGCAAGGAGATCCCGGTGATCTGCGACGAGCAGCTGGTCGTCGAGTACTACGCCCGCTGA
- a CDS encoding DUF948 domain-containing protein, with protein sequence MTGGEVAGILVAVFWAILVSFLAVVLVRLAQTLRATTKLVADVTEQAVPLLADASATVRSAQTQLDRVDAIASDVQEVTSNASALSTTVASTFGGPLVKVAAFGYGVRRAMSRNKTDVPPAQTRRTVVVGRTVPAARRRKQKG encoded by the coding sequence GTGACCGGTGGAGAGGTTGCCGGGATCCTGGTGGCTGTCTTCTGGGCGATCCTGGTCTCCTTCCTCGCCGTGGTGCTGGTGAGGCTGGCGCAGACGCTCAGGGCGACCACCAAGCTGGTGGCGGACGTGACCGAGCAGGCCGTGCCACTGTTGGCCGACGCCTCCGCGACCGTCCGGTCCGCGCAGACCCAGCTCGACCGGGTCGACGCCATCGCCTCCGACGTCCAGGAGGTCACCTCCAACGCCTCGGCGCTCTCCACCACCGTCGCCTCGACCTTCGGCGGCCCGCTGGTGAAGGTCGCGGCGTTCGGCTACGGCGTACGCCGGGCGATGAGCCGCAACAAGACCGACGTGCCGCCCGCGCAGACCCGTCGCACGGTCGTCGTCGGCCGCACCGTACCGGCCGCGAGGCGCCGGAAGCAGAAGGGCTGA